GTTCCAAGTCGTctatacatttatataaatattgtaatgtaAACATTTTACATCGTGACAAATGTTcattattcaaataatattcaaataatgaatatttgttGTAAAATGTTTACATACATTTCAACGTTGTCGTTGTACGGCGCCTTAACGTACTAATGGCTAAGCGGTATTTTTATACGATCTGATTCTGAATTTAATACTGAAATAACAGTAAAtggtattcaatttaaaatttgttcGCAATAGGGTTCGACCCAAAGAAATCACATTGTTATTTTAAACATGGTATATATACTATCGGAGTTGATTCCACATCATAAAGGGCTGTTGAGTAAAACAAAGATAAAATGATCGTAAGCTTATCTACAAGCAGCGATTCGTTCTGATCTCTTCCTTTGTTTAATTTAGATCGGACAGAAAAGGTCCACACGCGATGAATGTTTTATGAAAACATATATGACTATACAttctaaatataatacatagaaTCAGGtacttttttacaattttagtcTTATACTTGTAAATTGCGTACAAGCTTCAATGGGACTATGgtcaaatattatctatactcgtattaatacgtgaagcaaaactttgtacccttctttacgaaaattgtgcggacggaggagagtatgaaatttcccacacttatagaggagGAGTGCAAaaagctaatatatttttaaaattatgcattaataatagatacattaaatcaaataaaaaaacattacgcacactaccatgcatttgacacacacatccACACATATAATAGGTtagggaaaaagtcttttcgtaTTATAGTaggtatgaacttgtaataaaatctctttgactatactatttgtatctggctggttttgatatcattaaaagtttaaattgtaaagaagataattccaaattaaaatttgaaaaatgtgtgatttttatttatttttcgtaatatCAAGATGAGCCaatctaatgaagaaaatcgatacattttaaaattttactacaaaaaggtaaaaatgcaacgcaagccgcgaaaaaatttgcgatgtttatggacctagtgcagtgtctgtgagagtagcacaaatttggtttaagcgttttcaatccggaaattttgatcacgtcaaagatgcacgtcgctctggtcgccctattacggataaaatgaatgccatttttgaaaaagtggagcaagatcggcatatcagtagttatgaCGTAGCTTAAGAACtgagaattgaccacaaaacagttttggtgcatttgaaaaaaaactgggtacacaaaaaagctcgatatttgggtacctcacgagctcactaaaagaaacctaatgaaccgtgtactcattagtgattctttattacgacgtaatgaaaccgaaatgaaatttttgaagaagctgataactggcgATGAAAAGTGGaacacgtacgacaagaacgtgcgaaaaaggtcgtggtcaaaggccagtcaggcttcacagactctggcgaaaccctttttttttcgggccaggggccgaacctcctacaagGTCCCCTTGgaccccgcgcctagggggcacgcggggtatgtgggactcaacgatctgcaggtgttgagagcagactgCGGgaccaaggaattttagggctcACCCACAAAGCGACTCCGCTGCACTCTTACactcgacgtccgatctccgtccggggtcaaaacccggtcagagtaggggggttcccgcggtcaacactacaaccagacacgcagcgccaccccgaggacgctcgaccgacgggtcgtcgaggtgaTAGTCGaagaccaacgacgtcggtctccgcggtacggcggccctaccaggccgcccgggtgatgccgctggtgttccgggataccccgctgggtcagaaccagcctgccgggtcggaacgcgatacaccgccgaccgggttgctcttccacagtatgttcggcgacgacagcgacgacgaaaatgcggaccgcatcgcagtctgcagccgccgacgcgtcgtcccgtcctcctggtgccagcgcgctagagtaaCGGTAGCATGCGGCGCAGCCttaacccccttaggtcgccccgtgaccattatcgggaggagactgcctcctcataggtgccggagctggacaaacgccctccttcaaacccccggctcggcggcggcagcacggcgccgagagggaagaagagctctccctctcccgttccgccgcctccttctgcgagatggtggactcgcagaagccGAGCAttgcctgccaggactcgtcactgccgagcatcgtagccacgacggtcagaagcgacaagtccggtcctatttttgcaacgaggacgcggcgctgctccgcgaaagctgtgcagtacgcgagcgtgtgctccgccgtatcctcgttgcagccactgcagtggtggtacttcggcgtcggctccctccaggcgacgaggtgcaggtagcgaccgaaatagccgtgtcccgtgagcacctgcgtcgctcggaaggtgagacgtcctcggttgcgattcacccagtccgagaggaccgggcggattgCCTCGatagtccgtcgcccgtaggcggggtccgccaggcggcgagaccacgcctcgagcacggcacgccgagattgaagcttccgcgctcgaacttccgccgcgccgggacgcggctccccctggagcggagatcgcatcgactgtggcgaaacccggggtAACTCGCATCAAGGtaatgctgtgtgtgtggtgggattggaagggcgtTATTCATTATGAACTGTTATCActaggcaggaccatcgattttaaactctactgcgaacaactgataagattaaagcaagaagttgagagaaagcggccggaattaatcaacaaaaggggtgtggtttttcatcatgataacgctagacctcgtataactttagccactcagcaaaaattaagagagcttggctgggaggtgttaatgcatccgccgtataatcctgaccttgcacctccAGATTTCCACCTATTTCGGTCTCTTCAAAATTCTTTAGGCAGCGTCAGGTtcacatcacgagaggactgctaAAACCAATTATCGCGGTACTTTGATCAGAAACCCTAAAATTTCTacagcaatgggatcatgtccctacctacaagatggcaaaaacttatcgaacaaaatggtacctgcgtactttagttaaatgtaagtaaactatattaaaaaatgtgaagaatctttttccccaacctattacatatatactctttgtatattgtaaaacttttgttattgcttaaaggcggtggtcaaattgagaataggataatattgtttatctttaatactatttgtctatagtgtggtcttggcgaaatctgtgaataaagaaatataataaatagcctttggcaatagaaccttaataatgttcaaacttaatgATGTTttaagctggtggtaggacttcttgtgagtccgcgcgggtaggcaccaccatctcgcctatttctgccgtgaagcagtaatacgtttcggtttgaagggtggggcagccgttgtaactataattgagaccttagaacttatatctcaaggtgggtggcgcatttacgttgtagatgtctatgggctccagtaaccacttaacaccaggtgggctgtgagctcgtccacccatctaagcaataataaaaaataaagcttataatttcaattaattatagtcaaatttcgactactgctgggACACTAGTATTATACGAAAAACGCAAATTTTGTTTAAACCACTCAAGCAACACCTGCCgcatattaatatttcaatccCAAAACATTTCCTGAAGAGCCTACAATGATTGGACAAAGCTTAAACTCAACCTTATAAATGACAAACGAATGCATAGAAAATTACGAGTAtgttattttcataaattaataaatgaagaCTTCTATCAGACAAATCAACCAAAGGAAAATCTTTTTTCATATAGGTATGAGTTAATAATATATCTTGCGACTAATCTAAGGAGCTCTGTGAAACTGTAGCCCTGTCTCGAATCCAGTACAATGAGCTAAGCGACCTGGTTTGGAGTGATTTTATCTTAGAAATGTCACTTAACCTCGAAAAGTTTAACAATTGTAGTATAATTGGATCTTTTAGTTAAGAGAATATCTTCACTGTGGAGCTTGTGGTAATAAAATTAGCATCTTCCGAACTATCCCCGCCAATTAGGTTAGGGGCACACAGCTCCTCGACTATAAGCCATTGAATTAGTCTGCACGTTTCAATTTACATACGGGAAAATATCTTCATCTTCGCGTCGAGATGTAGCAAAGGAACGGAAAAATTGTGATTTCAGAAAAACGTATAACAAATCCTTAATAAAAGTGTTACATCTGCTATCCCGGATGACACttagaatattaattattataagaaaAAGGATCAttaatatataacaaaaaattatattataggattaatatgaaactgaagaattattaaaaaatatcggttctaaattttaaaaatcattttatcatCACAACAGACCGATGTGATACAGTTAATTTAATGAAACTCGTGATATAAGACTATTTAGTTCAGTCGGAAAATATTACAGGGAATTATACTCATGTATTCTATTCGCGCAAAACCTACGTGAcatgaattattaatattaataaaaaaagagttgGGGATTCCATCGGAACGAGTGCAGAGCGATACTTAGCATGAAACACACAATAGGTCGCGACATCGGCCATGTAAATTATATGCGGGCTTGCCAGTTTCATTGTACTCTTAACATACTTGGCGTacaattcaaatatatattCTTATGCTTTTTATAAGTCTCCAAATTCTACTTATTCTCGGAAAGAAgatcgtttattttaaacattgagAATGGATTCAAATAATTGTACAATCGTTTTATTTCCGAAAGAATATCACACGAAATGTACTTTTACTtagtaaacaattaaaaaaccaCTTGAAAACCACCCTAGTTTAAATGATGATTGAATTATTGAAATCCGATATCACACGATCGTCACGAATTTGAGCATCCACCTTGGAACATAATGCTGCATTCTATGCAGATTTCGATAACGGCGACCTAATTTTGGAAATAGGTGATTATTTATGGGTAAAATTTAACTGAACACACAAAAATACAGCTagaatacaattatttatacaCTTTTTTATATCACGCATTAATGGGTCCACGGGAACTACCTAGACATCACAAAGTGAATCAAGACACCCACAGGTGGGTTACAGCCTCTGTCCCATCCTATAAGCTGCCAAATAAAGTAGTCGTGGTCAAAACGATAAGATGCTCGTATTAAGCCATGTGACTATTTTGAGAtatctaaatttatttacacaatGCTTTCAGCTTGGAAGGTATGAACAGAAACTACGATGAAATAATCCTATGTATTTCATAGAAAAATTGATATCTGCCTGAGGAATTCAAACACCAGTATAATCACATTGTTAATCATagcgtgtgtttttttttaatttgaaatatggCCTTTATATATATGAGTATAAAAACATAACATCTAATCTAAgtctaatttatatatttacatgactacataaatatgaaaaatttccTTTTGTGGCAACGGTAATTACTGGGAAAATttcacgaaaaatattttttttgtcgttcGATCATTTACGTAACAAACGTTCTTCTGATCTATATTTCGGTCGTTAACGAGTTCAGTTCAGcttatttacgtaatttataAGTAAAGTACATATCATTAAGCGTCGCGTGATACATTAGGTGTAATTGAATAGGAACCCGCATTTAACGGAATTATTAGGGGACTTAGAACAGCGCCATTATATCTGGCTGACGCACCTACTTATATACAACCAAATACAATGTGATAATTTTAGACTGCATTAGATATAGAAATCTTCGAAAAAAAAGAGCTAGAGATCTTTTAGGTATCTTAGAAATGACCGACTCGATTACTTACTACCACTAATATAGCTGACTTTGTTTCATGgttgaaataattttgttattcttcatttcatttattttgaaacTATTGATGGTCAGTCAAGCGTACGATATAATTAATATCAAGTAGTTATTGGAGCAAGAATAGGCAGGTTGGTCGCAATTTTTCAGGCTTGATACCGCCCCACGaacaaatattacaaaaattacaattatttaagtCCCATTAAGGTAAATAACATTGCTTTTTTGACCCTAAATATAAGATCGGTTTTGGACATATTTATGCTCACAATTCATAAAActataaatgattttataagATTTGTTCTCATTTAATTGTAAcccttcattttcattttacattacaaaaatcGGAATACACGAGACAAAGTAACAGATATATTTATAATGTCAGTTTTGCTTTGAAAAATAAGGATAAATCGAAGTAAACAGACGGAAAAATGTCGAAAAGATATGTTATATTTCATTAAAGCGCCTTTTATGAGcttttcttttataattttgcagTGGACAATCTATTTTTAAGGACCAGCACAAATCGGCCATCACATCACGATCTCACCAACCCTGATACCTTTCTTCCATCACTTTTAGATCCTGGTGGAACCGCTCTTCCTGTTACTCAAAATAATTTCCTAAATTATCCGGAAATTTATCCGGATGATTGTGGAGATAGTGTAACTTGATAATGTAACTCATGTTTGCTCCTAGAGTCTGAAAGTTTGTCAGCATAATTTCCATAATTTCTTCATAATTTGGCACTTTATTTACGTTACCTAGAGATTTTTTTACTACCAACACAAAACTTCTCCAAGCTTCAGTTTCCGGAACAGTCATAGCTTTGATGAAATTGCCGTATTTATGTCTTTTCCATACTAAGCTTCGAAATTTTCTTCAAATGTCATTAAAACAATCTCTTTCCTTGTGCAACGCTTTGAAAAATTGCTATATCATTCGTAATTTGAAATGTAATGGTGGAAGTATGACTTTCTTTCTACTTACTAACGGCTCCCTTATTACAGTGGTTTTACCGACCGTTAAAGAAATTCATACAAGCCAAGCAATTATCCCAATGAAGTTGCTTAGCTCTACTGTCCCACATACAAGTGAAGCAAGGGTATTTCGTGTATCGCGTATTTCGGGTATTTCgtgaaagtaaaataataaaataaattttgttactgACAAGCCGATAAATTGAACAAATTTTAAGATATACaataatcataaaaacaaaagcACTTTCAATACTTTCATGAATAGATTCGTAATCTGGGCACTTGAAaacatcaaaataaattaagatttacgatttaattttttcatcttagaaatatttcattaatacgAGTTTCGTAAACGCTATTTAAGTTCTGCCCTAAGATCAGACCACGAAATAATTACACGACGGAAAGACATATTAGACCAATAAATGAAGACTCCCAAATTACTCTTTTTATGTATTCATGATATTTGATACCTTAATTGAGGTAAAATAACACActcaatttctaattttattattccacAGCTATTTGCTACTTTACAAACCTAGACAGTAGCTTTCAAGCTTGCGCGGGTCAGACAGATTCTATGAATTTCAAGGTATACTAATATAATTTAGCCATTAAGTtacaaattaaaagaaaacaaaatgtattattaaaattgtcGCCAAATTTAATAACGTCAAAGAGCGATTTCAGAAAAAGAGAATTCTTCTTTCTGATCAGGTCTGGAAATTCTCGGCTCGGCAGAACGATAATATAATTCGTTCATTCATGGAGGTGCGAATTTGCAAGTGCGTATCAGAGGGCGCGGCGCTTACCCCACCCGAGCCCTCAGAGCCGCGACTCTAGTGATGACGTCAACGGCCCACCGCGGCCTCcccttttataaatatagccaCACCGATAGCACGCCACAGGTTTAGGCCCTTTAATTTCTTAGTATTTTTACAAGACAATCCACTTTTACTATTAATACTTATTGACATTAAGTACTCactcatgttttatttttaattttttattgcatatatgtatggacgagctgacggcccacctggtgttaagtagttaccggagcccatagatatctacaaagtaaatgccaccacccaccttgaaatatgagttctaagctctcagtaaagttacaacggctgcccaccctacaaaccgaaacgcattactgcttcacggcaaaaataggcgagatggaggtgcctacccgtgcggactcacgagaggtcctaccaccagtaattacgcaaattttcgttttgcgagtttgatttttactacatgatgttattcatccagtaggcagcggcttggctctgcccctggcattgctgaagcccttgggcgacggtaaccactcacgatcaggtgggccgtatgctcgtctacctacaagggcaataaaaaaaatccttcaccgtggaaatcaatcgtgagcatttgttaagtacgtatttcattctaaaaattggtacccgcctgcgggattcaaacacggttatatcgctcaacacgaatgcacgagacatcttatcccttaggccacgacgacggcTACAAAAATAGCAATACTATAGTTATATATGTAGAAACAACACCGAATTCtacttgattgtttttttttattgcttagatgggtggacgagctcacagcccacctggtgttaagtggttactggagcccatagacatctacaacgtaaatgcgccacccaccttgagatataagttctaagatctcagtatagttacaatggctgccccacccttcaaaccgaaacgcattattgcttcacggcagaaataggcagggtggtggtacctacccgcgcggactcacgagaggtcctaccaccagtaattaagaaATTGATAAACCAATTAGATGTTAACAGCTTGGCCGTACCCGAATGTCCAACGAACAagtacaataaattatattttatgtagaaTTAATGACAAAAACGGTGTATTTTATATTAGAATCGTATAGGATGATTTTCATGATCCATAGTTGCAGTATATTACAACTCCGTGTAATttgtcatttaaataaaatgaacccACCTCTGAAATCAACTACAACACACAAAGCGGTAATTAAGCGAAGCGCGCATTTCTGAGAATCATTCATCGTAATCGTGGCCGCTCGAGGAATTGTAACGGCCAAATTAGTACTGATGGATATACACTATAATGAAAATTCACGGTATTTTAGTTGATGTTTATAAATTTACACATCAAAGCGATCTTCAAAAGATGAACCTGCATAGTTATATGAATGAAATGATATGATGAGCCTGTATATTTCATTCCTAACTGGATCGAAGTATTCGTGCTGGTGGACCTTAAAAATTTTAGATGTCACCTTTTATTACACCTAAAATAACGCTAATCATACCAAAATGTAACTATCCAATTCGCTTCACATCGTGAAGCttgtttattagaaaaaaagatTCAAATTCAACAAAAGATTCCGCTCGACTTTCTGAACAATCCAATCGACATTTGAAATGTAcctaattgtaattttgtaaattaaaaagaaaaaaattcctAGTATTAGTTAGATatgacaaaagaaaaaaaaacacccaaaCAATCTGTTAATCTTCGCTTTTTTACTGAAAAGTCACATTTCTTAATTTTCAGCAAAAATAAACAGCTGCATATGCGGTATTGTAATTTCGTAGGATTTTGGATAGGATTGATGCTTCCATAAATAGCTAATgtagtatatatatgtatatgtaaccAAATTAGACTTGCGTGGTACTATTAAAtaagtattatatttaataagtttttttcaaCTGAAAATTACAAGAAAAAGAGAAACTAAATTGTATTAATAACAATGAGAACTGTAGTATGGGTGTAGGTTGATTATCACCATAGACCCAGCTAAGAAACTTTCATTATAAAATGAGTTGATAATGAATGCTGGTTGTTGGTTACAACCGGCTTTTTTCTTTCTACGAATTCTAACAAAAGCCAAGATTATCGAAAAACTTTGGCTCTGAAAGTTGACAGAAAATACAAGAAAACGCAAACACTTAGTCCGCAAATAATTTGCTTTCATTGTAAAACTTTTTACATTTACAGTATCCTCAAAGGTAACGTGAATTTTGAGCTAACGAATCTTCGTCAATGGCATAATAAACTTCAGAAACGTTTTTCTAGTTCTGTCTCGAATTATCTAATTTTTCGCCACATACTGAAGAAACATCTGCGTAGAATAGTAATACAATAATTGATGACACTAAAAGCTTTCAGTTATAGACAAAGAAAGGCCTTTTGGAACACAGTATTTGTACATAcaaatatagataaatatagaACGTGTTTTTTATTTCGATCGTGTTTTAACATTACCAATTACTCAAACACTCATTCAAATATACTCAAAAACCCATTAAATAATGGGTTTCTGAGTTGAACATTTTCACTATTTAGTAGAACTTTTAAATGTTTGAtaagtttattaaaatgaatGCAAGTGTAAATCAGTACATTTCTCAACGCACAAAACGTATTTCTATCtgttcttaaaaatattttattttaatagtttttttttgttacagaacCTATGAAACTCGCGAAGCAAGGAAGAAGAATATAAGAATACCGAATACCATACACAATAACTGAAACTTTTTGGGCGTACCTTAGATGATATAATGTTGGGCAGAAGCCCATCGGGTGACGTTGGCGAGCTGTATACTTAGTGGAGGGAAATGCCCTTGTGGTTGGGGGCGCGAGCGCTAAGTATGCGAGTGTACTGTCTGACAACGGTTCTCGCGGCGCTGGCTCTGCGCTCAGCGGCTGAGCCTCCTCGCCGTTACCCCACAGAGTGGCGTGCAGACCGTGACCTGACCCGATCTCGACCTCTACAAGAAATATTCGACCCGGAACATGCCTCTCCCGACACAGATGTTGCATACGCTTCTCGTCAGCCACCACCTTTACCTCCAGGCGCCTTACATAAAGAACGACGACGGGCACGTAACAACAAAAGGGCTCCACACCAAATTCCATCTGAAATTGCGAACCAAATGATGCTAAGAGCTTCGCGCTCTAGTCGACCTTATGATGTACCACAAATAGGTAAGTAAaacattagtattaaaaatctttacatttttgCTTTACGATTATCTCTATACTCCTAGTAGTTCTGAGCTTTGACCGAAATATAATGGACAAAATGACGTGACGTGTGATAAGAGCACATTCACAGTTAAAACCAAAGCAGAACAGAACAGAACTCTGAAATGGCAATCGTGTTCAAAATGATTACATGAAAATGGCAGTACAAGCGACCGTGTCGCCAGTTGACACACTACATCTCATGGAGGTAGGCTGATCGTGATGAATTCCAATAATTCAAATACTGCAATAGTTC
This is a stretch of genomic DNA from Bombyx mori chromosome 23, ASM3026992v2. It encodes these proteins:
- the LOC105842491 gene encoding uncharacterized protein LOC105842491; translated protein: MPLWLGARALSMRVYCLTTVLAALALRSAAEPPRRYPTEWRADRDLTRSRPLQEIFDPEHASPDTDVAYASRQPPPLPPGALHKERRRARNNKRAPHQIPSEIANQMMLRASRSSRPYDVPQIECPPAADGMERFACPTPDRQGRYRCIDDHVLCDGFIDCPSGEDEDRQACMFYKTTKAHLDVLADALLRWARGR